A genomic window from Mesorhizobium sp. 131-2-1 includes:
- a CDS encoding OmpA family protein codes for MRMGSSAFVFAVALLSGQAFADPLQKSEDIVKFFAGVGNLGASRGICVGTEDECKSKAETKNAPAQKTGLDMMINFGLDSAQLDTTARTELDEFAKALKDQRLSSFSFVVEGHTDASGSSRYNQELSQRRAQSVAAFLTANGVQAARLEAIGLGKTHPRSANPYDPVNRRVEMRIRTE; via the coding sequence ATGCGAATGGGCAGTTCAGCCTTTGTGTTTGCGGTCGCGCTTTTGTCTGGTCAGGCTTTTGCCGATCCGCTGCAGAAATCGGAAGACATTGTGAAGTTCTTTGCCGGAGTGGGCAATCTAGGCGCTTCGCGCGGGATTTGCGTCGGCACCGAGGACGAATGCAAGAGCAAGGCCGAGACGAAGAACGCGCCGGCCCAGAAAACCGGCCTCGACATGATGATCAATTTCGGGCTTGATTCAGCCCAGCTCGACACAACCGCGCGCACGGAGCTCGACGAGTTCGCCAAGGCGTTGAAGGACCAGCGCTTGAGCTCTTTCAGCTTCGTTGTCGAAGGCCACACCGACGCCTCCGGCTCGTCCCGCTACAATCAGGAACTGTCACAGCGTCGAGCGCAATCGGTGGCCGCCTTCCTGACGGCCAATGGCGTGCAAGCTGCCCGGCTCGAAGCGATCGGCTTGGGCAAGACGCATCCGCGCAGCGCCAACCCGTACGATCCGGTCAACCGCCGGGTCGAAATGCGGATCAGAACGGAGTAG
- a CDS encoding DUF6931 family protein, with amino-acid sequence MSALPTEQASIEFCRTLLAGPVPEEAITFCAYLLAERASVWWAHECLSHLRDLLDGQDLELLMLVGDWISEPDNPRHHAALGSAVALPPTTPVAWIALAVIWRDDGLATDEAAMPAMRPFPAAHAVNAGILTGLARVALADRFSVLSAFVEMGIQTAEIEALRQSAHA; translated from the coding sequence ATGAGCGCCCTCCCGACCGAACAGGCCTCGATCGAGTTCTGCCGCACCCTCCTCGCCGGGCCGGTGCCCGAGGAAGCGATCACCTTCTGTGCCTACCTGCTCGCCGAACGGGCCTCGGTGTGGTGGGCTCATGAATGCCTGAGCCACCTGCGCGACCTGCTCGACGGGCAGGACCTGGAGCTGCTCATGCTTGTCGGCGACTGGATAAGCGAGCCGGACAATCCCAGGCATCATGCGGCGCTGGGCAGTGCCGTGGCGCTGCCGCCGACGACGCCGGTCGCCTGGATTGCCCTGGCGGTGATATGGCGCGACGACGGTTTGGCCACGGACGAGGCGGCGATGCCTGCGATGCGGCCGTTCCCCGCTGCCCATGCGGTCAATGCCGGCATTCTGACGGGGCTGGCACGTGTCGCGCTCGCCGATCGCTTTTCCGTGCTTTCAGCCTTTGTCGAAATGGGCATCCAGACGGCGGAGATCGAGGCGCTGCGCCAATCTGCGCATGCCTAG